In the Pedobacter cryoconitis genome, TAACCATCAGCAGTTTTATCTGCACCAGTAATACCCAGGTCAATATCTCCCTCGCCAAAAAACCATCTGTTCCAGAACCAGTCCATATTTTTACCTGATCCTTCGTTCATACTGTAAAAGAAATCAAATGGCATTGGGTGTTTACCGTTCCATTGCTCAATGTAATGGTGTAAAGCTTTAGTAAACAATTCATCACCCAGATAGTCCTTCACAAACAAATAGCCCAAAGCAGGTTTAGGATAAGAGTTGGTAAAAGAACCTGAACCAACAAGGTCTGGAGTAAGGGTCATGATTGGCGTGTCATCTTTTTTACCAGAATTAAATGCTGTTGGCTGTACACCATATTCATCAACCATAGTAGAGTCAATCATTGGAGAAATTAACCACTCCCCTATAGTTGCCCACCCTTCGTCCATCCAGCCATATTTTGTTTCGTTGGTTCCCATGTAAAAAGGGAACATGGTATGAAAAATCTCATGGATAGTCAGCGTAATTGAGTTCTCACGTTTTTCAACTGGGTTATCATTCACCATCATTGGATATTCCATTTGGTCAAGACCATCAAAAATAGTCTCATGTGCATAAGGATATGGCCATTTCGGGAATTCATAACTCATCGCATGTACAGATTTACGTGCAAAATCTATCACTTCATAATAATCTTTATGAATTGGATTAAATGCAGCATCCACACGTGTTCTTCTATTGGTTTTCGGATCAACGACTAAACTCGTTGACTTCCACAAATAATGGTTACTAGTTGCAAAAACAAAGTCAGTTACATTTTTAGCTTCAAATTTCCAGGTATTAAAATCCTGGTTCTTAGTAATCGTTTGTGTCGCCAGGTCATTCTCATTGATTACATTGACAACACTATCTACCTGCTCCGCTAAAGCTAACTTATCTGCAATTTTCTTTTGAAACACACTTTTAGCATTCATCAGATCTCCTGTTGCCCAGATCACGTAGTTTTTAGGCACGGTTACCGCTGCCTTGAAAGTACAGAAGTCATTATAAAACTCAGCATCCCCAAGATAAGGATACTTGTTCCAACCATCAACATCATCGTAAACAGTGATACGCGGAAAGAAATAAGCCACAAAATAAGAACCTTCATCAACCATACCAGTTCTGTTATGAGATCCCTTATTCAAAGTATATTGATAAGCAATTTTAACTTTTATACTTTTTCCAGGAGCCAATCCAGCAATAGCAGTATGC is a window encoding:
- a CDS encoding M1 family metallopeptidase; the encoded protein is MKKITMLSLFSMIGLSVFAQQGLPVPADIQQAYNKGTRAVNGKPGLKYWQNTADYELKVDFDPVSGLLKGTVDVIYKNQSPDTLKEVWFKLYPNLYKDGSPRASKVADRDLGEGVKIGSLSINDKMVSGNALQIDGTNMHTAIAGLAPGKSIKVKIAYQYTLNKGSHNRTGMVDEGSYFVAYFFPRITVYDDVDGWNKYPYLGDAEFYNDFCTFKAAVTVPKNYVIWATGDLMNAKSVFQKKIADKLALAEQVDSVVNVINENDLATQTITKNQDFNTWKFEAKNVTDFVFATSNHYLWKSTSLVVDPKTNRRTRVDAAFNPIHKDYYEVIDFARKSVHAMSYEFPKWPYPYAHETIFDGLDQMEYPMMVNDNPVEKRENSITLTIHEIFHTMFPFYMGTNETKYGWMDEGWATIGEWLISPMIDSTMVDEYGVQPTAFNSGKKDDTPIMTLTPDLVGSGSFTNSYPKPALGYLFVKDYLGDELFTKALHHYIEQWNGKHPMPFDFFYSMNEGSGKNMDWFWNRWFFGEGDIDLGITGADKTADGYVFKIENKSLKPLPVDLTLTYDDGSTEKAHWNIGVWEKPELNISLPFKTSKKIKKAVLGSTYVPDKNDYNNILFVK